In Candidatus Aminicenantes bacterium, the genomic stretch GGATATCAGACAAATAAATGGACCTGTTCTCTTTGATGAAATATTGGGAAATGTTTCCCAGTCCGCAGCCTATTTCTAGAATATTTCCCGAACAAAATGGAGAGATCGTTTCGTACATCCATGTATTGAATTTGTCGGCAGAAGAGATAA encodes the following:
- a CDS encoding class I SAM-dependent methyltransferase, yielding MAMEFSYKDIDEEGSEILDVISSADKFNTWMYETISPFCSGNILEIGCGLGNISQYFIKENRSIYLSDI